A window of Elephas maximus indicus isolate mEleMax1 chromosome X, mEleMax1 primary haplotype, whole genome shotgun sequence genomic DNA:
ctatgagtcagaatcgacttgacggcagtgggttttggttttagttttttgctACCTCTGATCTTTTTCTCTTGCACTTTGTCTAAAACATTTCTTTCATATTAATCTTACGAAAACATTACAATGTCATCTAACTCCTACTGATGCCCAAATTGAGACCTTAATTGCCTCAATATGTGTCTGGGAAGGGGAATTAATGCCATGTATTTCCTGGCTCCAATCTCTTTCCTATCTATTTACCATTAATTCAAAATAGTGACTCTTCAGTTAGTCTCAGCCACAGTAAGGGTATGACCTGTGGGTCAAACTCTACCTTATCACCTGTTTTTCTATGGCCTGTGAGCTGAGAGTGGTTTTTACattatgaaatgattgaaaaaaatatcaaaagaaaaaacaatattttGTGACATGAAAATGAttgaaaattcaaatttcagtgtccagaAAAGGacgttttattggaacatagtcaTACTCATCTTTTAACATattttctatggctgcttttgcacgtCAGTGACAAAGATGAATAACTAAAACGAGATCAGATGGCCCACAAAgcccaaaatatttactatctggccttttatAGAAAAATCGGCCAACCCTTTGTCTATGTGCCATTCTCTGAAAGTATACCCCTGTGGCCATATTCATACCATTTATCTTTGTTAAGAAAATGTCTCCACAACTTAGAAATAAGACAATAGACCGACTACAAGTTGCTTCCAAGTCATAGTGAAGCATTTCCTAACAGGTCCACCCAAGGACTATTAATTGCCTAGAGGATTAACCCTCTGTTTGATTTACCATTTACTACTGATCAGGGCCCCCGGCTCGGAAGTTACATGTTAAGTTGTAGATTTCTATTTAGGAGGAAAGGCTACGCCAAAACATACCATTTTATTGTCCTGAaggatattattttttaaaatctctctgCAATTCATGTTAGCATTCATTTGACTTATTGCCTGACTGTATAAATCTGTTTTTTAAACTCTTCTTTGAACCCTTTTTTACCATTTTCCTGAAAGCCACCAAAGCCAGGAGCTGCTTACCTGCTCCTTCTGTCCATTAGCAAAGGAAACCTTAGGTGATGGTGATGGGAGTGGCTCAACTGGGAGCTGCTCAGACCACGGGGAATCTGCCCCCTTCTGTCCATTGCCCTCAAAGCTCTGGgtgtggctcaagccagtcaaacTCAGTTTACTAACCTACATGccgaagaaaaaaatgcaatttgtcttactgtgtCTATGTGCCATGATAACCTGTGTGGTCCATAATGTTTGTATGCTCTTCCTTGTGAGAGACAGTATAAAAGgctctgcctccctttgttcggggagcttgatttgaggtttATACCTCCTTGCTCTTTGCCTGCGTGCTTGCAATAAACCTTCTTCCTCCCCCCTGACCTCGGTGTGTCTTTATTGACAAGAAGCTGCACCAAGCAGGAGCTGCTTTGGGGTAACATTCCATGTTCTCTCAGTAATGAGGTAACTCTTTGATACATACTAATTCTATATTTGTATGAGGGTcatgtttttaacattttaaaaattatacttggACGCACTGTTTGTAATTCCCTGGGCACATCTCAAATCTTGGCCTTCAGGTCCTGTGTCAGATGGCACCTCTTGTTGCCATTGTTGATCACAGTGGTTTAAATCAATCACTTTCACAGCATTTATCTTGTTAGTGGACATACAATTTCTCTAATAGAACCTAAGATACTTAAAGTCAGTGAGTACATCTCTTATAAAGCTGAACCCACAAAGCACAGGTCattgtaaaaactcaacaaatgtttgttgaatgaatgagcttAAAATGCATTTAAAAGAAGTGGGATTGTTGTGGGGGGAAAAACACCAAAATGTCATTCTTTATATTGGAAGGcaaagaatagagaaaatagtACAGTACAACAATACAGAGCATTTTAAGTGTTCGTTTGGTATACGCTAAGTGGAAAATAGATAAAGAAGTGTCCCTAGGTTGCAGTGAATCAAGACAGTGATAAATTGCCTGCAGTTAGAGTATAGGGGTTTCTCCTCTTCAATGTTAGCATGAACTCTTGTGCGTGAGAAGGCAGGTCTCAGCCATGTAAATACAATGGCCAGCTTCTTGTTTACTGACCTGATGGAGCCACTGCCCAATCCGCATACAGCATTGAGGGGTGAACTCGCTCTGTCCTCACTTCTACTTTATTTAGAGGTTaatcacttcaaaaaaaaaattaaggccccATCAAATCAAAGCACAGCTCAAATATGCTTTCTACTTAGTAGTTCAGGTATGGCATTAAGATATTGTAATATTTAtttgcaggggcagattatccaataagcaaggtaagcatggtgcttgaCTTGCTTGTCAGATCAtttgtagtgtacaatttcagtttttcaccacatcaaagattctgcttctaggtgtggctgccatctgtctctctctcaatcccacagcatcttcctacagaatgaaagcctcttttcaaatttgcaatccctgacaggggcagatgacctggtaagcaaggtaagcacagcttCATTcgtacttactaatctatagtgaaaattttcacatgggtttcactacggattagtaagtaagcccatGTTTACCTTGCCCCCTGTTTAGTTGAATACTTAATGTATATTAAATGCTATAGTGGTGAGTTTTGCAATGTTgtctaaaaaaatatttttaactccaCTTATGATTTGAGAAAAATGTTACGGTATTGACAAACATGCAGACAAGAAAAATTACCCATAATCCTACCTCTAAAGCAGTTTTCCGCAGATgtcgtcaatttgatttctgtgtgttccatctggcgaggtccatgtgtatagctgctgtttatgttggtgaaagaaggtatttgcaatgaagaagtcattagtcttacagaattctatcattcaatctctggcattgtttctatcaccaaggccatattttccaactactgacccttcttcgtttccaacttttgcattccaatcgccagtaattatcaatgcatctttttttttttttttctttttaaaagattttatttaatgTCTTTACAAAGCAACATCCAAATTCCAGATCCAGTTGCCAAGGAGACCCTATTATGCAGTAGGGACTGGCTGGGGCATGGCAGGCGGCTCTGGCTTTCCACCTTTCTGCTCCGAGATCGGGGTGGTGGGTAGTATCTCATCTTTGGGTTCCACAATGCTCACATGGTCAGGCAGGGGCTTCTTAGGGCCGATCTTACCACTTGGGTCCCAGGGCAGCATGATCTTCACTTTGATGCCCAGCACACCCTGTCTGAGCAGCACGTGCCGCACGGCCGTGTCAACGTAGTAGTTGACAGGGTCCCCACTGTGGATCATTAGGCCATCCACAAATTTCATGGATTTAGCCCGCTGTCCTCGGAGTTTCCCAGATACCACGACCTCGCAGCCCTTGGCCCCGCTCTCCATGATGAACCGCAGCACACCATAGCAAGCCCTCCGAACGGCAAGCCCTCCCAGGAGTTTGTAACGCAGAGACTCTGCCTGGGCAATGGCACATAGACCTCTTGTGGCCACCTTTTCAGCATAAAGCTCTACACTGCCCTCAGGGAAGCCAAATCTCTTCTGAACTACAGCAGTCAATTCCCGGATCCGCCGGCCCTTCTCACCAAGAACGTTCTGCGTCCTGGTGGCTAAGATGATGATTTCTGTCCTGGTTGGTGTAACTCGAACTTCAACTCCAGAGTAACCATCTTCAGCCAGCTCCCGAGTGAGAAATTCATTGAGCTCAGCTTTGAAGATGCCATCAGCAACAAACTTCCGCTTCTTGGAAATCTGCACCGCCATCTTGCCGCCGCGCGCAGCCGAAAGAAAagctatcaa
This region includes:
- the LOC126069435 gene encoding 40S ribosomal protein S3, which encodes MAVQISKKRKFVADGIFKAELNEFLTRELAEDGYSGVEVRVTPTRTEIIILATRTQNVLGEKGRRIRELTAVVQKRFGFPEGSVELYAEKVATRGLCAIAQAESLRYKLLGGLAVRRACYGVLRFIMESGAKGCEVVVSGKLRGQRAKSMKFVDGLMIHSGDPVNYYVDTAVRHVLLRQGVLGIKVKIMLPWDPSGKIGPKKPLPDHVSIVEPKDEILPTTPISEQKGGKPEPPAMPQPVPTA